The genomic interval CGTTGCAACGACCGGACAAATCATCATCGGTATCTTCTTAGCTGTTATCGTGAATCAAAAAGATTTAAAAGGAAAGGCCATTATTCGGACCATTCTCATTCTTCCATGGGCGGTACCAGCATTTGTAACAATTTTGATTTTTGCCAATATGTTTAACGAAACCTTTGGGGTGATTAATACATCTATTCTCCCGTTCTTTGGATTGGATGCCATTCCATGGATGACCGATGTGAACTGGACACGTACAGCGGTAATATTGATACAATTTTGGTTAGGATTCCCATTTGTTATGGCGATGACAACTGGGGTGTTACAAGCGATACCAGATGATTTATATGAAGCCGCTACGATGGACGGGGCAACACCTTGGCAAAAGTTTCGTAACATTACGTTGCCGATGATTTTATACGCAACGGCTCCCATTTTAATTACGCAATACACGTTTAACTTCAATAACTTCAATATTATTTACCTATTTAACAGCGGCGGACCAGCAATCGTCGGTCAGCAACAAGCGGGTGGTACCGATATTCTCATTTCGTGGATTTATAAGTTAACGTTAAATTCTGCTCAATACAGCATTGCAGCAGCGATCACGTTAATACTTGGGATTATCATTGTAACCTTTGCGGTGATTCAGTTTAAGAGAACAAGATCATTTAAAGAAGAGGATTTGATGTAATATGAGTATGAAAACAGCGAAAATCATCCGCTTAACGTTGTCTTATCTCGTCTTGTTTGTTGCGATGTTTATCGTTATTTATCCCATTTTATGGGTCATCGGGGCTTCATTAAATCCAGGAAACAGTTTAATGAGCTCCACGATGATTCCTGAAAATCCGACGCTTAGCCACTATCAAGACCTGTTTGGAGAGGATTCCTTGTTCCTGCAATGGTATTGGAATACGTTAAAAGTGTCAGGACTTACGATGATTTTTTCCGTTATTTTAGTCGGACTGACTGCCTATGCGTTTTCACGTTACCGCTTTACCGGTCGTAAATATGGACTCATGACGTTTTTAATTTTACAAATGATTCCCCAATTTGTAGCAATTATCGCTTTATACGTGTTACTTTCCATGTTAAAGCTGATGGATACTCATCTAGGATTAATTCTCCTCTATGTAGGTGGGGGAATTCCGATGAATACGTGGTTAGCGAAAGGGTACTTCGATACCATTCCGCGTGAGTTAGATGAATCCGCTCGGATGGATGGTGCCGGTCACTTACGCATTTTCTTCCAAATTATTTTGCCGTTATCGAAACCGATTTTAGCGGTAGTGGCTTTGTTCTCGTTCATCGGACCGTTTGCCGAGTTTATTTTAGCGTCATTGATTTTACGTTCAGAAGAAAAATACACCCTCGCTGTTGGTCTTTATAGCTTAGTGTCCGACCAATTTAACAATAAATTTACGGAATTTGCTGCTGGTTCCGTCTTAATTGCGATTCCAATTGCGTTATTATTCTTGTCTTTACAAAAATATTTTGTGTCAGGTTTAACGGCTGGAGGAACGAAAGGGTAAAAAATCGAAAGGGTGGTAGTGATGATCGATACGAGTTTTATGATCCATCCAGGAAAAAATCAATCGAAAACGTCTTCAACTTTAAAAGACATCGGTTCCGTCCGTCAAGTAGCAGTCGAGGATGGAACGATTCATCTTCAATGTGAAAATGGCGATGTCGCGATTTTGTTTTACACCGAAGAGATTGTTCGTGTGGTGATGAACCCGTTACAAACGCCAACATTAGCTACGTCAGTGGCGGTGATTAAGGAGCGAGAAGATGTATCATTTGAAATGGAAGAGTATAGCGAACGCCTGCTCATCGCCACTCGTAAGCTGCAAATCGATCTTCATAAGTCGCCGTTACGCATCGCTATAAAAGATAAAACAGGTCGCCTTCTTGTCAAAGATGGAGAAAAGGGAATGGGCTATACGAACGAACGCCATGTCATTGGGTATAAAGAAATGAAGGAAGAAGAGTATTTTTACGGATTCGGAGAAAAAACGAGCTTTTTAAACAAGCGCGGCGAAAAAATGACGATGTGGAACTCCGATGTATACGCCCCACATAATCCGGAAATTGATGCGTTATATCAATCGATTCCGTTTCTCCTCGCGTTAAACGAAGGGAAGGCGTACGGCTTATATTTTGATAACACGTTTAAAACGGTCTTTGACTTAAAATCAAGTGACAACGAGTATTCATTTTCAGCCGAAGGGGGACAACTCGATTATTACATTTTCGGCGGACCGACGTTAAAAGAGGTTATTCAACAATACACATCACTAACTGGACGGATGCCACTACCACCGAAATGGGCCTTTGGCTACCACCAATCTCGTTATAGCTATGAAACGGCCGAAGAGGTTCGGGAATTAGTCAATCAGTTTCAAAAAAGGAACATTCCTCTTGATGCGGTTTATTTAGATATTCATTATATGGATGGTTATCGCGTATTTACGTTTGATCCGTTCAGCTATCCACACCCAAAAGAGCTGGTAGAAGAACTGAATCAAGCTGGGGTGCATGTAGTTCCGATTGTCGATCCCGGAGTAAAAGTGGACTCCGAGTACGATGTGTATCGTGATGGTGTAGAAAAAGATTTATTTTGTAAATATATGGACGGAACGTTGTATACAGGGGACGTGTGGCCTGGAAAAAGCGTCTTTCCTGATTTTCCAAATAAAAACGTCCGAACGTGGTGGGGGAACCAACATTCATTTTATACAGAGTTAGGTATTGAAGGCATTTGGAACGATATGAACGAACCAGCTGTTTTTAACGAAACGAAAACAATGGATGTTCAAGTCGTTCATAACCAAGATGGTGAAAAGAAATCACACCGGGAACTTCATAATGTGTATGGTTTGTATATGGGTGAGGCCACCTACAGTGGATTAAAACGATTGCTAAACGGAAAACGGCCATTTGTTCTGACGCGGGCCGGTTTTTCGGGCATTCAGCGATATGCTGCTGTATGGACCGGGGATAATCGCAGCTTTTGGGAACATCTCCAAATGTCCTTACCGATGTGTATGAACCTCGGGATGTCAGGGATTCCGTTTTGTGGTATTGATGTTGGAGGATTTGCTCATGATTGTACACCAGAGTTGTTCGCCCGGTGGATCCAAGTAGGAGCGTTTTTCCCGTTTTTCCGTAACCATAGTGCGATTCAAACGAAAAGACAAGAACCGTGGATGTTCGGTGAAAAAGTAGAACAAATCGCCAAAAAGTACATTGGGTTACGGTATCAATGGTTGCCATATATTTATACCCTCTTCCGTGAAGCAGCTCAAACAGGAGTTCCTGTGATGCGACCAATGGTTTTGGAATATCCACAAGACAAGGAAACATACGAAATGCATGATCAATTTATGCTCGGTTCGGATGTGCTGATTGCTCCAGTGATGTCACCAAGTCAAAAGTATCGTGTCGTCTATCTTCCGGAAGGTGAATGGTATAACTATTGGACCGATGAAAGGATCGTAGGCAGCCAATATATCATGGTTGAAGCTCCTCTTGATACACTACCGATTTTCATCAAAAGTGGGGCCATTTTGCCTCATGGTGAAGTGAAAAGGAATACCGCTGAAGCGGACCGTCAATTGACCATTCATTTGTACGGTAATGAAGAAGGAACTTCCACTTTTACATTGTATGAAGATGATGGAACCACATTTGAGTTTGAACAGGGTTGTTATTTCGAACAGAACATTGAAGTTCATTATACATCGACCAACGTGAATATTGAATGGAACAATGTCCACCAAGGACTAACGCCTGCGTGGGAAAAAATCGTCTTTGTTATTCACGGAGCCGAAAATCGACAGGTGACGTTAAACGGTCAAGTTGTCGATTCATCTGCCACTTTTTTTGAAGTAAGAACGAAGTAACACCATCCCCCTGTTTCTAAGGGGGATGTTTTATCCCGTTTGAACTGGCGTTAAGACTCCCACTTCAAAACATAGCATATTCAAAGAAGTTTAAGTGGGAGAAAAGCAATCGTAAGCACCCGATTCGTCGACTAACCATCAGTGGGCTGACTTTTGAAAATATGAACTGGCATTAAAAAACGACCCCTCTCCAGCACGGATGGTGTCGAATGACCAAAAACATAGTACAATAAGATGAACGGAGGAGGGCATGACATGAGAGTGACGATTAAAGATGTCGCGAAATTGGCGAATGTGGCCCCATCGACCGTATCGAGGGTGATTGCAGATAGTCCACGAATTAGTGAGAGGACAAAAGTAAAAGTTCGTGAAGCGATGGAGCAGCTCGGGTATCATCCCAACTTAAATGCCCGAAGCTTAGCAAACAAATCGACCCAAGCTTTAGGAATCGTCATGCCAAGCGCGACAGGGAAAGTGTTACAAAATCCATTCTTCCCAGAAGTGATTCGAGGAATCAGTGCTAAAGCGTATGAAGAGGAATATGCCCTTTATCTGACGACGGGGCAAACAGAAGAAGAAATATTTGAAGATGTTGTCAAAATGGTGCAAGGAAATCGAGTCGACGGCATTGTCCTGCTATACTCAAG from Bacillus sp. (in: firmicutes) carries:
- a CDS encoding sugar ABC transporter permease gives rise to the protein MSMKTAKIIRLTLSYLVLFVAMFIVIYPILWVIGASLNPGNSLMSSTMIPENPTLSHYQDLFGEDSLFLQWYWNTLKVSGLTMIFSVILVGLTAYAFSRYRFTGRKYGLMTFLILQMIPQFVAIIALYVLLSMLKLMDTHLGLILLYVGGGIPMNTWLAKGYFDTIPRELDESARMDGAGHLRIFFQIILPLSKPILAVVALFSFIGPFAEFILASLILRSEEKYTLAVGLYSLVSDQFNNKFTEFAAGSVLIAIPIALLFLSLQKYFVSGLTAGGTKG
- a CDS encoding glycoside hydrolase family 31 protein; amino-acid sequence: MIDTSFMIHPGKNQSKTSSTLKDIGSVRQVAVEDGTIHLQCENGDVAILFYTEEIVRVVMNPLQTPTLATSVAVIKEREDVSFEMEEYSERLLIATRKLQIDLHKSPLRIAIKDKTGRLLVKDGEKGMGYTNERHVIGYKEMKEEEYFYGFGEKTSFLNKRGEKMTMWNSDVYAPHNPEIDALYQSIPFLLALNEGKAYGLYFDNTFKTVFDLKSSDNEYSFSAEGGQLDYYIFGGPTLKEVIQQYTSLTGRMPLPPKWAFGYHQSRYSYETAEEVRELVNQFQKRNIPLDAVYLDIHYMDGYRVFTFDPFSYPHPKELVEELNQAGVHVVPIVDPGVKVDSEYDVYRDGVEKDLFCKYMDGTLYTGDVWPGKSVFPDFPNKNVRTWWGNQHSFYTELGIEGIWNDMNEPAVFNETKTMDVQVVHNQDGEKKSHRELHNVYGLYMGEATYSGLKRLLNGKRPFVLTRAGFSGIQRYAAVWTGDNRSFWEHLQMSLPMCMNLGMSGIPFCGIDVGGFAHDCTPELFARWIQVGAFFPFFRNHSAIQTKRQEPWMFGEKVEQIAKKYIGLRYQWLPYIYTLFREAAQTGVPVMRPMVLEYPQDKETYEMHDQFMLGSDVLIAPVMSPSQKYRVVYLPEGEWYNYWTDERIVGSQYIMVEAPLDTLPIFIKSGAILPHGEVKRNTAEADRQLTIHLYGNEEGTSTFTLYEDDGTTFEFEQGCYFEQNIEVHYTSTNVNIEWNNVHQGLTPAWEKIVFVIHGAENRQVTLNGQVVDSSATFFEVRTK